GGCCTTGCCGAACGGGCGCGACAGCATCTCGGAAACGTATCACGAGAATGGCCAGCTGGCGCACAAGACGCTGTATCACGGCGACGAGATGGCCGATGGCGAGCAAGTGTCGTATGGCGCGAATGGCGCCGTCAGCCACCGCGCGTATCGACGCAATGGCCAGATGCATGGCGTGCAGGAATCGTTTTATGCCGACGGCAAGCTGTTCCAACGTGGACAGTTCGTCGATGGCAAGCGCGAGGGTGAGTTTGTCACGGTTGCAGAGGACGGCAGCGTGCTGGCCAGGACCGTGTGGGTGCACGGCCAGCCCGACGGCTGGTCGTTTGAAAGCCATGGCAACGGCGTCGTGTCGAACAAATCGCTGTACCAGAAAGGTGCCGTGCTCAGCTTGCAAACGTGGGCGCCGAGTGGCCGGCCCGTGTTTGCCTGGCAGAAAGACGCGCAGGGGCGCGACCATGGCGACACGACGGACTGGCATGCCAACGGCGTGCGCGCCAGCGTGACCCCATTCGTCGAAGGCCAGCGCCACGGCTTGCTGCAGACCTGGTACAGCGACGGCAGCCTGCGGCAGATCGTGCCGTACGAGCACGGCAAGAAGCACGGCATCGAGCGCCAGTGGGACCAGGCTGGCAAGCTGGTGCTGGAACAGGCTTGGCGCGATGGACAGCCTGTCACAGGCAGTTAGAGCCTATTCCAGTAGATGAATACATCCCCTGCTGGCGCCCCTCAGAAGCGGGGACTGCGTTGATCGTCGTTGCGTGGCTCGCCACGCGTCCTCCTCACGCCTTGTCCTCGCTCCTGATGAACTGCCAGCAGAAGACGCTCACTACTGGGATAGGCTCTTAGTCGAGTGCTTCCTTTGCAGGTATCATGCAGGGATTCCGGCCCGCCAGCAGGCGCGCAGCCGGGTCTGATAACTGGAGGCAATGGTGGTGGAAGCGGAAGGTTCGGCGGTGGCCCGGGCACAGGGCCTGGCCTTGCAAAACATGCGCGTCGTCATGCGCGCGGCGCAGCGGCACTCGGCGCAGATCGAGAAGCAATGCGGCGTGTCTGGTGCGCAATTGTGGGTGATGCAGGAATTGCTGGAGCGCCCAGGCCTGCGCATGGGTGAACTGGCAAGCAAGATGTCGATCCACCAGACGACGGCCAGCAACCTGGTCGACGCGCTGGTGAAAAAAGCCTATGTACGCAAGGCGCGCGACCAGCCCGACCAGCGCGTGGTTACGCTCACCCTGACGGAGGAAGGCCAGGCCGTGATCGCCGGCGCGCCGCAGCCGGCGCGCGGCTTGCTGCCCAGTGCGCTGGCCCAGCTGGACCCCGACAGCCTGGCGCACCTGAACCAGGGCTTGAACGCCTTGCTGGCCGTGGTCGCCCCAGATGACCGCCAGGCGGGCATGCTGCCGTTTCCGTTCACCATGTAATCACGCGCAAGCGTGTGGCGGGACCGCCGCGCTTGCCCTTATCATCGGCGCCGTCGCAGCGTTGATGAAAGCACGCATTGAAGATAATCAATTCCGTTTTGCTGGCCACCGTCC
Above is a genomic segment from Janthinobacterium sp. 64 containing:
- a CDS encoding MarR family winged helix-turn-helix transcriptional regulator, translated to MVVEAEGSAVARAQGLALQNMRVVMRAAQRHSAQIEKQCGVSGAQLWVMQELLERPGLRMGELASKMSIHQTTASNLVDALVKKAYVRKARDQPDQRVVTLTLTEEGQAVIAGAPQPARGLLPSALAQLDPDSLAHLNQGLNALLAVVAPDDRQAGMLPFPFTM
- a CDS encoding toxin-antitoxin system YwqK family antitoxin, with translation MKNQQTLRWLLAAALGAALPLAAQELAPTPTLQEEQQTMYLDENFMPSNQRRAVYALRTPPVRDEGLGAWHVRLEFPDTPGMLAFETYTTDLDLSQVRFVRFRKYYYENGQLLRETYFNAQGEELLGGSVYFENGQVKQKVTALPNGRDSISETYHENGQLAHKTLYHGDEMADGEQVSYGANGAVSHRAYRRNGQMHGVQESFYADGKLFQRGQFVDGKREGEFVTVAEDGSVLARTVWVHGQPDGWSFESHGNGVVSNKSLYQKGAVLSLQTWAPSGRPVFAWQKDAQGRDHGDTTDWHANGVRASVTPFVEGQRHGLLQTWYSDGSLRQIVPYEHGKKHGIERQWDQAGKLVLEQAWRDGQPVTGS